In Phreatobacter stygius, a genomic segment contains:
- the otsB gene encoding trehalose-phosphatase has protein sequence MRQGNRACRPTLLISGRPTGPFLDIASPSTGCMMIDAPRSRNLPDLLAPQIRLRPDDYAVYFDFDGTLVDIANTPEEVILPPSLTPDLTRLQQRLGGAVAVVTGRHLADIARMIAPAQLAGSGLHGLEFSFMSADPVTPMPEAIAPALLARAVALVASHPGVRLEYKGPILAVHFRQAPEAGPALLNALAHLLVELNLDHHLKEGRAVIEVIPNGTSKATALREIMRRQPFAGRIPIMIGDDRADEDAFVVAEGAGGFGLKVAGEHFRQADASFMEPAEVRAWLSRIAGGDAA, from the coding sequence ATGCGCCAGGGGAACCGGGCCTGCCGCCCGACCTTGCTGATCTCCGGACGCCCGACCGGTCCTTTTTTAGATATCGCCTCGCCCTCGACAGGTTGCATGATGATCGACGCCCCCAGATCCAGGAACCTGCCCGATCTGCTGGCGCCGCAGATCCGTCTTCGGCCGGACGACTATGCGGTCTATTTCGATTTCGACGGCACCCTGGTCGACATTGCCAATACGCCGGAAGAGGTGATCCTGCCGCCAAGCCTGACGCCCGACCTGACGCGGCTTCAGCAGCGCCTCGGCGGCGCGGTCGCGGTGGTGACCGGGCGGCATCTCGCCGATATCGCCCGCATGATCGCTCCGGCGCAACTGGCTGGCTCCGGCCTCCATGGCCTCGAATTCAGTTTCATGTCGGCCGATCCGGTCACACCCATGCCCGAGGCGATCGCGCCGGCCCTGCTTGCCCGCGCGGTGGCGCTGGTGGCGAGCCATCCAGGCGTGCGCCTGGAATATAAGGGCCCGATCCTGGCGGTTCACTTCCGGCAGGCGCCCGAGGCCGGGCCGGCCTTGCTCAATGCGCTCGCGCATCTGTTGGTCGAGCTCAATCTCGATCATCACCTGAAAGAGGGCCGCGCGGTGATCGAGGTGATCCCCAACGGCACGTCCAAGGCAACGGCTCTGCGAGAAATCATGCGCAGGCAGCCCTTTGCCGGACGCATTCCGATCATGATCGGCGATGATCGCGCCGACGAGGACGCCTTCGTCGTGGCCGAGGGTGCCGGTGGGTTCGGCCTGAAGGTCGCCGGCGAGCATTTCCGCCAGGCCGACGCTAGTTTCATGGAGCCGGCGGAGGTGCGCGCCTGGCTGTCGCGTATCGCCGGCGGCGACGCGGCATAG
- a CDS encoding DUF2188 domain-containing protein: MAELHYQIVQHDGGWAYKLGDVISETFASHDEAVIAAEGVAARQHRPGEPVDIEYEDGDGRWHKEHSSGDDRPDVRVDDAPIGRKS, from the coding sequence ATGGCTGAGCTTCACTACCAGATCGTGCAGCATGATGGCGGCTGGGCCTATAAGCTGGGCGACGTCATCTCGGAGACCTTCGCCTCCCATGACGAAGCGGTGATCGCGGCCGAGGGCGTGGCGGCCCGCCAGCACCGGCCGGGCGAGCCGGTCGATATCGAATATGAGGATGGCGACGGCCGCTGGCACAAGGAACATTCATCCGGCGACGATCGCCCGGACGTGCGGGTCGACGACGCCCCGATCGGGAGGAAGTCGTGA
- a CDS encoding autotransporter domain-containing protein, whose translation MSRTTSRPRRLSGGSAADLRKALLAGAALLAVATTAAAQVPVNYNDGDVSSAPIVVDGVMGTNLIVVVGTAEQSGVISGGPHALLKTGAGTLILSGANTYTFQTDIYEGTLVAGNDAAFSNSIVNLALAGATLGYLDGITINNTIGIVVFGGAVNFDVASGRATQAGEITSPFADDLIKTGAGTLVLAAANPFLGASLRIDAGTIEVGNAGALGGPIGATALILNGGGLRSTVSATFANSFVFNPGTTGTVSAAAGQTITFGPAGGGSIALFGAGSTAIFGSATDSGTVVIASNTVIVDPGAMLQVAGGTLRDGNGLFGGQLFNFASVTVNSGATLDLNGFSAGINNLLGAGTVQTGINPLSVLALQGGDFAGAITGAGAVRQLAGGTTILSGANSYSGGTAIDLGGTLQLGTLTSAGSITGLVTNDGTFNIVNGNTNGLTINTTGEMNFYNATSAGNATITTIAFGGLVTFRDNSTAGTATIINNSGLEFTDSSTAGAATITNSGDLLFSQQARAGTAVITNGTGGVLYFGSTILGGTDTASADHATIVNTAGGLTFFGGFATAGNATITSQSGSAVFFGESSTAGSATITNQADAATFFSDSSTAGNATIINEAAVGPAYALLVFDGSSTAGNATIITRNGSEVLFGGNSTGGNARFITEAGGLVDFGFSFGPNNDGRLSAGSIEGAGDYFLGSNQLTVGSNNRSTEVSGVIADSCGCGPGGGSLVKVGTGTLTLSGANTYTGPTIVEAGTLTVNGSLVSAVTVNAGAWLSGVGTIGALDLSGNLAPGNSIGTMTVAGNATFNAGSVTFIELSGTTADRVNIGGTATLAGGLRVVLAGSGFNFTTTYTVLSATGGRTGTFTDLSSTLPAITPHLTYTATDVQLRLSAGALVPLLPGLPTNPANVAAALDRAVAGGADVSAFMPLYLLPLSSLQQALAGLSGETGTGTQDVALRASSLFLNLMLDPMAGARGAQASSASPSLIQMADPPVGRPLSAGRVSEGWAIWTKAFGQATKINADAGTGAAATNSGIYGVAAGADRRISPETLVGFALAGGGTSYGLGARGGGTGDLFQIGLYGSTRLGNAYVSAAVAYGWNSFDIKRNVNLAGPELYRSSVTAQTYGGRIEAGWRFGQPGFGWTPYAALEAIGYSAPRYSESSIPAGGVFGLNFAGKSAAWVRTELGVRLDGRMVLSPGTDLIAFGRLAWAYQPTTERSLDAQFQTLGNSGFTVFGARPSMHTALASAGAELRLGTGLSFTSSIEAELGERHQAIRGSLGLRHTW comes from the coding sequence ATGTCTCGAACCACAAGCCGGCCGCGACGGCTGTCGGGCGGATCTGCGGCTGACCTGCGCAAGGCGCTGTTGGCGGGCGCGGCTTTGCTGGCCGTCGCGACGACGGCCGCAGCACAGGTTCCGGTCAATTACAACGACGGAGACGTCAGTTCGGCGCCGATCGTCGTCGACGGCGTCATGGGGACGAACCTCATTGTCGTTGTGGGCACGGCCGAGCAGTCCGGTGTCATTTCGGGCGGACCGCACGCTCTCCTCAAGACTGGCGCGGGCACGTTGATCCTGTCGGGCGCGAATACCTATACGTTCCAGACCGATATCTACGAGGGAACGTTGGTCGCGGGCAATGATGCGGCTTTCAGCAACAGCATCGTCAATCTGGCCTTGGCAGGAGCGACCCTCGGTTATCTCGACGGCATCACCATCAACAACACGATTGGCATTGTCGTTTTCGGGGGCGCGGTCAATTTCGACGTCGCGTCGGGCCGGGCAACCCAGGCCGGCGAAATCACCTCGCCCTTTGCCGACGACCTGATCAAGACCGGCGCCGGCACCTTGGTACTGGCTGCGGCCAACCCCTTCCTCGGCGCCTCGCTTCGGATCGATGCCGGCACGATCGAGGTCGGCAATGCCGGAGCCTTGGGCGGACCAATCGGGGCTACCGCGCTCATCCTGAATGGCGGCGGTCTGCGCTCGACCGTCTCGGCGACCTTCGCCAACAGCTTCGTCTTCAATCCGGGCACGACCGGCACGGTTTCGGCGGCGGCGGGCCAGACGATCACCTTCGGCCCGGCTGGCGGAGGGAGCATCGCGCTCTTCGGCGCCGGCAGCACCGCCATTTTCGGCAGCGCCACCGACAGCGGGACGGTGGTCATCGCTTCCAACACGGTCATCGTCGATCCAGGTGCCATGCTGCAGGTCGCCGGCGGCACCTTGCGCGACGGCAATGGCCTGTTCGGGGGTCAGCTCTTCAACTTCGCGTCGGTGACGGTGAATTCGGGCGCGACGCTCGATCTCAACGGCTTCTCGGCTGGCATCAACAATCTGCTCGGCGCCGGCACGGTCCAGACCGGCATCAACCCCTTGTCCGTACTGGCCCTGCAGGGCGGCGATTTTGCCGGAGCCATCACCGGCGCCGGCGCGGTTCGGCAACTCGCCGGCGGCACGACCATTCTGTCCGGCGCCAACAGCTATTCCGGCGGCACCGCGATCGATCTCGGCGGCACGCTGCAACTTGGCACCCTGACGAGCGCCGGCTCGATCACCGGCCTGGTGACCAATGACGGCACGTTCAACATCGTCAACGGCAATACCAACGGACTGACCATCAACACCACCGGCGAGATGAACTTCTACAACGCGACGTCGGCCGGCAATGCCACGATCACCACCATCGCGTTCGGAGGCCTCGTTACCTTTCGCGACAACAGCACCGCCGGCACCGCCACGATCATCAACAACAGCGGGCTCGAATTTACCGACAGCAGCACGGCTGGCGCGGCGACGATCACCAATAGCGGCGACCTGCTGTTCAGCCAGCAGGCGCGCGCAGGCACCGCTGTCATCACCAACGGAACCGGCGGCGTCCTGTATTTTGGCTCGACCATCCTCGGCGGCACCGACACGGCCTCGGCTGACCATGCGACCATCGTCAACACGGCTGGCGGGCTCACCTTTTTTGGCGGCTTCGCGACGGCCGGCAATGCCACCATCACGAGCCAGTCCGGATCCGCGGTTTTCTTTGGTGAATCCAGCACTGCCGGCAGCGCCACGATCACCAACCAAGCCGACGCGGCCACGTTCTTCAGCGATTCCAGCACCGCGGGCAATGCCACCATCATCAATGAGGCCGCGGTCGGCCCGGCCTATGCCCTCTTGGTGTTCGACGGCTCCAGCACCGCCGGCAATGCCACCATCATCACCCGGAATGGCTCCGAGGTTTTGTTTGGCGGCAACAGCACCGGCGGCAATGCCCGGTTCATCACCGAGGCGGGCGGCCTGGTCGATTTCGGCTTCAGCTTCGGCCCGAACAATGACGGCCGGCTCAGCGCCGGCTCGATCGAAGGCGCCGGCGACTATTTCCTCGGTTCCAACCAGTTGACTGTCGGCAGCAACAACCGGTCGACCGAGGTGAGCGGCGTCATCGCCGACAGTTGCGGCTGCGGCCCGGGCGGCGGCTCGCTGGTCAAGGTCGGCACCGGCACGCTGACCCTGTCGGGCGCCAATACCTATACCGGCCCGACCATCGTCGAGGCCGGCACGCTGACGGTCAATGGCTCGCTGGTCTCGGCTGTGACCGTCAATGCCGGCGCCTGGCTGAGCGGCGTCGGAACCATCGGCGCATTGGATCTCAGCGGCAATCTGGCGCCCGGCAACAGTATCGGCACCATGACTGTGGCAGGCAATGCGACCTTCAATGCCGGTAGCGTCACCTTCATCGAACTTTCGGGGACGACGGCAGACCGGGTCAATATCGGCGGCACCGCAACCCTGGCCGGCGGCTTGCGGGTCGTCCTCGCCGGCAGCGGCTTCAATTTCACGACCACTTATACCGTGCTGTCGGCAACCGGTGGCCGGACCGGCACCTTCACCGACTTGAGCTCGACGCTGCCGGCCATCACGCCACATCTCACCTACACCGCAACCGATGTCCAACTGAGACTCAGCGCCGGCGCGTTGGTCCCGCTTCTGCCGGGCCTGCCGACCAATCCGGCCAATGTCGCGGCGGCGCTCGACCGCGCGGTCGCCGGCGGCGCCGATGTCTCGGCCTTCATGCCGCTCTACTTGCTGCCGCTGTCGTCGCTGCAACAGGCGCTCGCCGGACTGTCGGGCGAAACCGGTACCGGTACGCAGGACGTGGCGTTGCGGGCCTCCAGCCTGTTCCTCAACCTGATGCTCGACCCGATGGCCGGCGCGCGCGGGGCCCAGGCCTCGTCCGCCAGCCCGTCGCTGATCCAGATGGCCGATCCGCCGGTCGGCCGGCCCTTGTCGGCCGGGCGGGTCAGCGAAGGCTGGGCGATCTGGACCAAGGCCTTCGGCCAGGCCACCAAAATCAATGCCGATGCCGGCACTGGCGCCGCGGCCACTAATAGCGGCATCTATGGGGTTGCCGCCGGTGCCGACCGTCGCATTTCGCCGGAGACCCTGGTCGGTTTCGCGCTGGCCGGTGGCGGCACGTCCTACGGGCTCGGCGCGCGCGGCGGCGGCACCGGCGACCTGTTCCAGATCGGCCTTTATGGCTCCACCCGTCTCGGCAATGCCTATGTCTCGGCGGCCGTGGCCTATGGCTGGAACAGTTTCGACATCAAGCGCAACGTCAATCTGGCCGGCCCGGAGCTCTACCGCTCCAGCGTCACCGCGCAGACCTATGGCGGCCGGATCGAGGCCGGCTGGCGGTTCGGCCAGCCGGGCTTCGGCTGGACGCCTTACGCCGCGCTGGAAGCGATCGGCTATTCGGCGCCCCGCTACAGCGAAAGCTCGATCCCGGCGGGCGGCGTGTTCGGCCTGAACTTCGCCGGAAAAAGCGCGGCCTGGGTGCGCACCGAGCTCGGCGTCCGGCTCGACGGCCGGATGGTGCTGTCGCCCGGCACCGACCTGATCGCTTTCGGGCGCCTCGCCTGGGCCTATCAGCCGACCACCGAGCGGTCGCTGGATGCCCAGTTCCAGACGCTCGGCAATTCCGGCTTCACGGTGTTCGGCGCCCGCCCCTCCATGCATACCGCGCTCGCATCGGCCGGAGCGGAACTCAGGCTCGGCACGGGCCTCAGCTTCACCTCGTCGATCGAAGCCGAGCTCGGCGAGCGGCATCAGGCGATCCGCGGCAGCCTCGGCCTGCGCCACACCTGGTAA
- a CDS encoding ATP-dependent helicase: protein MSVAAAYLTKLNPEQRRAVEHGAASTEAGCGPLLVIAGAGSGKTNTLAHRVAHLIVGGADPRRIMLLTFSRRAAAEMTRRVERIAAEALGAKAGVMTDALTWAGTFHGIGARILRDHAGEIGLDPGFTIHDREDSADLVNLCRHELGFSKTETRFPTKGTCLAIYSRAVNAEMALEEVLRAAFPWCMAWTAELRALFAAYVEAKQRHNVLDYDDLLLYWAQMVAEPALAAELSGRFDHILVDEYQDTNRLQSSILIALKPAGRGLTVVGDDAQSIYAFRAATVRNILDFPGQFDPPAEIVTLDRNYRSTQPILAAANAVIGEAAERFTKNLWTERTSGEPPGLVTVRDEIDQARYVADRILENRETGTALKAQAVLFRTSHHSGPLEVELVRRNIPFVKFGGLKFLDAAHVKDMLALLRFVQNPRDRVAGFRVLQLIPGVGGSSAARLIDQMTGVRDPFGALAEAAAPPRSGDDWPAFVDLALALRSGRAGWPAEFGAARLWYEPHLERMHEDASVRRADLLQLEQIAGGYPSRERFLTELTLDPPDATSDQAGMPLLDEDYLILSTIHSAKGQEWKSVFVLNAVDGCIPSDLGAGTSSEIEEERRLLYVAMTRAKDDLHLMVPQRFFTHQQSSTGDRHVYAQRTRFIPPSVLKNFQLTTWPIAAQQANAGRAAAQPVKVDIAQRMRGMWR from the coding sequence TTGTCCGTCGCCGCCGCCTATCTGACCAAGCTCAACCCCGAGCAGCGGCGCGCGGTCGAGCACGGCGCGGCCTCAACGGAGGCCGGCTGCGGACCGCTGCTGGTGATCGCGGGGGCGGGTTCGGGCAAGACCAATACGCTGGCCCATCGGGTCGCCCACCTGATCGTCGGCGGCGCCGATCCGCGCCGCATCATGCTGCTGACCTTTTCGCGCCGGGCGGCTGCCGAAATGACCCGAAGGGTCGAGCGCATCGCGGCCGAGGCGCTGGGTGCCAAGGCCGGCGTGATGACCGATGCCCTGACCTGGGCCGGCACTTTCCACGGCATCGGCGCGCGCATCCTGCGTGACCATGCCGGCGAGATCGGACTGGATCCGGGCTTCACCATTCATGATCGCGAGGATTCCGCCGATCTCGTCAACCTCTGCCGCCACGAGCTGGGTTTCTCCAAGACCGAGACGCGGTTTCCGACCAAGGGCACCTGCCTTGCGATCTATTCGCGCGCGGTCAATGCCGAGATGGCGCTGGAGGAGGTGCTGCGGGCGGCTTTTCCCTGGTGCATGGCCTGGACAGCGGAACTGCGGGCGCTGTTTGCCGCCTATGTCGAGGCGAAACAGCGCCACAACGTGCTCGATTACGACGACCTGTTGCTCTACTGGGCGCAAATGGTCGCCGAGCCGGCGCTCGCCGCGGAGCTTTCCGGCCGCTTCGACCATATCCTGGTCGACGAATATCAGGACACCAACCGGCTGCAGTCGTCGATCCTCATCGCCTTGAAGCCCGCGGGGCGCGGCCTCACCGTGGTCGGCGACGACGCCCAGTCGATCTATGCGTTCCGCGCCGCGACCGTGCGCAACATCCTCGATTTTCCCGGCCAGTTCGACCCGCCGGCCGAGATCGTCACGCTCGACCGCAACTACCGCTCGACCCAGCCGATCCTGGCCGCCGCCAATGCGGTGATCGGCGAGGCCGCCGAGCGCTTCACCAAGAATCTGTGGACCGAACGCACCTCCGGCGAGCCTCCGGGCCTCGTCACCGTGCGCGACGAGATCGACCAGGCCCGCTACGTCGCCGACCGGATCCTGGAAAACCGCGAGACCGGCACGGCCTTGAAGGCCCAGGCGGTGCTGTTCCGCACCTCGCATCACAGCGGCCCGCTGGAGGTCGAGCTGGTCCGGCGCAACATTCCTTTCGTCAAGTTCGGCGGGCTCAAGTTCCTCGATGCCGCCCATGTCAAGGACATGCTGGCATTGCTGCGCTTCGTGCAGAACCCGCGCGACCGCGTCGCCGGGTTCCGGGTGCTGCAGCTCATCCCGGGCGTTGGCGGCAGTTCGGCGGCACGCCTGATCGACCAGATGACCGGGGTCAGGGATCCGTTCGGCGCGCTGGCCGAGGCCGCGGCGCCGCCTCGCTCCGGCGATGACTGGCCGGCCTTTGTCGACCTGGCCTTGGCCTTGCGGTCCGGCCGGGCCGGTTGGCCGGCCGAGTTCGGCGCGGCGCGGCTCTGGTACGAACCGCATCTGGAGCGCATGCACGAGGACGCCAGCGTGCGGCGCGCCGATCTTCTGCAACTGGAGCAGATCGCCGGCGGTTATCCCTCGCGCGAGCGCTTCCTGACCGAGCTGACCCTGGATCCGCCCGACGCGACCAGCGACCAGGCCGGCATGCCCTTGCTCGACGAGGACTACCTGATCCTGTCGACCATTCATTCCGCCAAGGGCCAGGAATGGAAATCGGTCTTCGTGCTCAATGCGGTCGATGGTTGCATTCCCTCCGATCTCGGTGCCGGCACCAGTTCCGAGATCGAGGAGGAGCGGCGGCTGCTCTATGTCGCGATGACCCGCGCCAAGGACGACCTGCACCTGATGGTGCCGCAGCGCTTCTTCACCCATCAGCAGTCATCCACCGGCGACCGGCACGTCTATGCCCAGCGCACCCGGTTCATTCCGCCCTCGGTTCTGAAAAACTTCCAGCTGACCACCTGGCCGATCGCCGCCCAGCAGGCCAATGCCGGCCGCGCCGCCGCCCAGCCGGTCAAGGTGGATATCGCCCAGCGCATGCGCGGCATGTGGCGCTAA
- a CDS encoding diacylglycerol/lipid kinase family protein: MADNLVFGMTGDASVAILANRSSGLTARTAEAVDVAVSMLAGHGFYPRLFMARRGGLEEALAACRAHEPDLVFVIGGDGTILAAAEAFLGTDTRLAIVPLGTVNQLARDLDIPLDPALAVASFVGGSIRAIDVGMVNGRAFLCTSVVGPLAKLQRYREQARGRLPATLLAIVTTILKAFRLRPMRLVLGDGARTWREDSRGVIVSVNPFLRQPSRIPRRASLDGGRLAIYAARDNGRLTLMKMAAAILAGRAEDNANIVYHEAPAIRIGARRRRITVLNDGEIRLLPMPLQFKLMPGALRVLAPGQSVAAPAAVVAP, encoded by the coding sequence TTGGCTGACAATCTGGTGTTCGGGATGACCGGCGACGCCTCCGTCGCGATCCTGGCCAATCGCAGTTCCGGCCTGACCGCGCGAACCGCCGAAGCGGTCGATGTCGCCGTCTCGATGCTGGCCGGGCACGGCTTCTATCCCCGGCTCTTCATGGCGCGGCGGGGCGGCCTCGAGGAGGCGCTTGCCGCCTGCCGGGCGCATGAGCCGGATCTGGTCTTCGTGATCGGCGGCGATGGAACCATTCTGGCCGCGGCGGAGGCGTTCCTGGGAACCGATACGCGGCTGGCCATCGTGCCGCTCGGCACGGTCAATCAACTCGCCCGCGACCTCGATATCCCGCTGGATCCGGCACTTGCCGTGGCATCCTTCGTCGGCGGTTCGATCCGCGCCATCGATGTCGGCATGGTCAACGGACGCGCTTTCCTGTGCACGTCTGTCGTCGGGCCGCTTGCCAAGCTGCAGCGCTATCGCGAACAGGCGCGGGGCCGGCTGCCGGCGACGCTGCTCGCCATCGTGACGACGATCCTGAAGGCCTTCCGCCTGAGGCCGATGCGCCTGGTGCTCGGCGACGGCGCCCGGACCTGGCGCGAGGACAGCCGCGGCGTGATCGTCTCGGTCAATCCGTTCCTCAGGCAGCCGTCGCGCATCCCCAGGCGGGCGAGCCTCGATGGCGGCCGGCTCGCCATCTATGCCGCCCGCGACAACGGCCGGCTGACGCTGATGAAAATGGCCGCGGCGATCCTCGCCGGCCGCGCCGAGGACAATGCCAATATCGTCTATCACGAGGCTCCCGCCATCCGGATCGGCGCACGCCGCCGGCGCATCACGGTGCTGAACGACGGCGAGATCCGGCTTTTGCCGATGCCCTTGCAGTTCAAATTGATGCCGGGAGCCTTGCGGGTCCTGGCGCCGGGCCAAAGCGTGGCCGCACCGGCGGCCGTCGTCGCCCCGTGA
- a CDS encoding DUF3309 family protein: MSTLLLIILVVLLLGGGGYFGHRAYGSRGLGGGLGTVLVILLIVYLLGGLGAGI; the protein is encoded by the coding sequence ATGTCGACCCTGCTTCTGATCATCCTGGTCGTCCTGCTGCTTGGCGGTGGAGGTTATTTCGGACACCGGGCCTACGGTTCGAGGGGCCTCGGCGGCGGCCTCGGCACCGTTCTCGTCATCCTGTTGATCGTCTATCTGCTCGGTGGCCTGGGCGCCGGTATCTGA